A stretch of the Panicum virgatum strain AP13 chromosome 9N, P.virgatum_v5, whole genome shotgun sequence genome encodes the following:
- the LOC120691235 gene encoding 3-ketoacyl-CoA synthase 1-like translates to MEAAPAAVMERERLTAEMAFRDPDGGEPAPSIVIKIRRRLPDFARNIKLKYVKLGIRHGGSPTSVLPMLCVPALAAAAYSFVRLDVIYYSIDLLTCVAWLGTAALLLTVYYFKRPRPVYLVEFACYKPEDQHKISKAGFLEMTESTGCFNEAALDFQTKITNRSALGDETYLPPGVQARPPRLNMAEARMEAEAVMFGCLDALFKSTGIDPRRDVRILIVNCSLFNPTPSLASMIINHYKMREDVKSFNLGGMGCSAGLIAIDLAKDMLQANPNSYAVVLSTENITLNWYFGNDRSMLLSNCIFRMGGAAALLSNKRADAGRAKYRLLHTVRTHKGATDECFNCVYQREDEAGKVGVSLARELMAVAGDALKTNITTLGPLVLPLSEQLKFLKSLMMRRVFRVKGVRPYIPDFRRAFEHFCVHAGGRAVLEEVQRSLSLRDTDMEPSKCALHRFGNTSSSSLWYELAYAEAKGRVRRGHRVWQIGFGSGFKCNSAVWRALRDVPALPSPAAAAAEDRRNCCNPWAEDVDKYPPKAYV, encoded by the coding sequence ATGGaggctgcgccggcggcggtcaTGGAGCGGGAGCGCCTCACGGCCGAGATGGccttccgcgaccccgacgggGGCGAACCGGCGCCCAGCATCGTCATCAAgatccgccgccggctcccggaCTTCGCGCGGAACATCAAGCTCAAGTACGTCAAGCTCGGGATCCGCCACGGCGGCAGCCCCACGTCGGTGCTGCCGATGCTCTGCgtgcccgcgctcgccgccgccgcctactccTTCGTCCGCCTCGACGTCATCTACTACTCCATTGACCTGCTCACCTGCGTCGCCTGGCTCGGCACCGCGGCGCTGCTCCTCACCGTGTACTACTTCAAGCGGCCCCGCCCGGTGTACCTCGTCGAGTTCGCGTGCTACAAGCCCGAGGACCAGCACAAGATCTCCAAGGCGGGATTCCTCGAGATGACCGAGAGCACCGGCTGCTTCAATGAGGCGGCCCTGGACTTTCAGACCAAGATCACCAACCGCTCCGCGCTCGGCGACGAGACGTACCTGCCCCCGGGCGTCCAGGCGCGGCCGCCCAGGCTCAACATGGCGGAGGCGCGGATGGAGGCCGAGGCCGTCATGTTCGGGTGCCTGGACGCGCTGTTCAAGTCCACCGGGATCGACCCGCGCCGCGACGTGCGCATCCTGATCGTCAACTGCAGCCTCTTCAACCCGACGCCGTCGCTGGCGTCCATGATCATCAACCACTACAAGATGAGGGAGGATGTCAAGTCGTTCAACCTCGGCGGCATGGGCTGCAGCGCCGGCCTGATCGCCATCGACCTCGCCAAGGACATGCTCCAGGCGAACCCCAACTCGTACGCCGTCGTCCTCAGCACCGAGAACATCACCCTCAACTGGTACTTCGGCAACGACCGCTCGATGCTCCTCTCCAACTGCATCTTCCgcatgggcggcgcggcggcgctgctgtccAACAAGCGCGCGGACGCCGGGCGCGCCAAGTACCGGCTGCTCCACACGGTGCGCACCCACAAGGGCGCCACCGACGAGTGCTTCAACTGCGTGTACCAGCGCGAGGACGAGGCCGGCAAGGTCGGCGTCTCCCTGGCGCGGGAGCTCatggcggtggccggcgacgcGCTCAAGACCAACATCACCACGCTGGGGCCCCTGGTCCTGCCCCTGTCGGAGCAGCTCAAGTTCCTCAAGTCCCTGATGATGCGCCGCGTGTTTCGCGTCAAGGGCGTGCGCCCCTACATCCCCGACTTCCGGCGCGCGTTCGAGCACTTCTGCGTGCACGCCGGCGGGCGCGCggtgctggaggaggtgcagcgcAGCCTGAGCCTGCGGGACACGGACATGGAGCCCAGCAAGTGCGCCCTTCACCGGTTCGGCAacaccagcagcagctcgcTGTGGTACGAGCTGGCGTACGCGGAGGCCAAGGGCCGGGtgcgccgcggccaccgcgtGTGGCAGATCG